From a region of the Nitrospira lenta genome:
- a CDS encoding porin, with product MSHRARGFVVGVLILLGLWMSPVWAADTGKLVEKDGRYVFVESMDPATKLLLQRAVKQGTITQDEYDHVVKESQDRTYLLQPSFKAWYDRGFNFSMNDNDFFLKIRGRFATRFTQRYRNDAYRESGDSKNFPELLGVFGDYRAARSGEEASTFNLRTARIYFMGHLFNPDFKYYIQLAGETAENAQAPGALSVFDMNVTSTHIPWLNVQVGQYKVYFSRSQINSTASMQFANRALAMDAFTANGLNRRDVGITIMNDEEVYPVTYYLGVFNGAGPLVNRFAQFSSEEPTLGCPGGQTGGNPFPSPAGCSVNQRNLNGNLRSNVNQLMYVARLQANLMGRAGYGEGDMAYSETPQMVIGGAYAYNPSIDTSTNNGFIGIDLANLSVRRQLAALGNGRMLGQGVVDFSTWTLDYAFKYRGFSLQAEYWFRNVTRHNKGLPCMVTTGVGGPCTAYAPGQFGNTTGWYVQSGYYLIPRKVEVAARYAWWDPDTRSGGDLIKEVDVSLNWFLGGTYDHQIMLTYSNIAMGQGGFAIGRSAPLPATGACPAGCPSGAVPLDARAGMLIENAVRVNYQIFF from the coding sequence ATGTCGCATCGCGCTCGAGGGTTCGTTGTCGGGGTTCTGATTCTACTGGGGCTGTGGATGAGTCCGGTTTGGGCTGCGGATACCGGAAAGCTTGTCGAAAAAGACGGACGCTATGTGTTTGTCGAAAGTATGGATCCGGCCACCAAGCTGCTGCTCCAGCGCGCGGTCAAGCAGGGCACGATTACGCAGGACGAGTACGATCACGTGGTCAAGGAGTCGCAGGATCGCACGTACCTGCTGCAGCCCAGCTTTAAGGCCTGGTACGACCGCGGGTTTAATTTCTCGATGAACGATAACGACTTCTTCCTCAAAATTCGTGGCCGGTTCGCGACTCGATTTACCCAGCGCTATCGCAACGACGCCTATCGCGAGTCGGGCGATTCGAAGAATTTTCCTGAGTTGTTGGGGGTGTTCGGCGACTATCGCGCGGCCCGGTCCGGTGAAGAGGCTTCCACGTTCAATTTGAGGACCGCCAGAATTTATTTCATGGGGCATCTCTTCAATCCGGATTTCAAATACTACATTCAGTTGGCCGGAGAGACGGCGGAAAATGCTCAGGCGCCCGGTGCGTTGTCCGTCTTCGATATGAATGTCACCAGTACGCACATTCCCTGGCTGAATGTGCAGGTCGGGCAATACAAGGTGTATTTCAGCCGGTCGCAGATCAATTCGACCGCCTCGATGCAGTTTGCGAATCGCGCGTTGGCGATGGATGCATTTACGGCGAACGGACTCAACCGGCGCGATGTCGGTATCACGATCATGAACGACGAAGAAGTGTATCCGGTCACCTACTATCTGGGCGTCTTCAACGGCGCGGGCCCGTTGGTGAACCGGTTCGCGCAATTCTCCAGCGAGGAGCCGACATTGGGGTGCCCCGGCGGTCAGACCGGCGGCAATCCCTTTCCTTCTCCTGCCGGATGCTCCGTGAATCAACGGAATTTGAATGGCAACTTGCGGAGCAATGTGAACCAGCTTATGTATGTCGCCCGGCTCCAGGCCAACCTTATGGGGCGGGCCGGATATGGTGAAGGGGATATGGCCTATTCCGAAACGCCGCAGATGGTCATCGGGGGCGCCTATGCCTACAATCCATCGATCGACACCAGCACCAATAACGGATTTATCGGGATCGATCTGGCCAATCTCAGCGTCCGGCGCCAACTCGCCGCGCTCGGTAACGGACGGATGTTAGGGCAGGGGGTCGTCGACTTTTCTACCTGGACGCTGGATTACGCCTTCAAGTACCGCGGATTCTCGCTGCAGGCCGAGTATTGGTTTAGGAATGTGACGAGGCACAATAAAGGATTGCCTTGTATGGTGACGACGGGAGTAGGAGGGCCGTGCACCGCCTATGCGCCGGGACAGTTCGGCAACACCACTGGCTGGTATGTTCAATCCGGCTACTATCTGATTCCGAGGAAGGTTGAAGTGGCCGCCCGCTACGCCTGGTGGGATCCGGATACCAGGTCGGGCGGAGATCTCATCAAGGAAGTCGATGTGTCGTTGAACTGGTTCCTCGGTGGAACCTACGATCACCAAATCATGCTGACCTACAGTAACATTGCGATGGGGCAGGGTGGTTTTGCGATCGGCCGGAGCGCGCCATTGCCGGCTACTGGGGCGTGTCCAGCGGGTTGTCCGTCCGGAGCCGTGCCGCTTGATGCGCGTGCGGGGATGTTGATTGAAAACGCGGTGCGTGTGAACTATCAAATATTCTTTTGA
- a CDS encoding molybdate ABC transporter substrate-binding protein, with protein MSTAMVGVCVLVGTLSITVGCTPVRSSVREAGAARVLVIVTSPTMEEAIVQLGRVFEASHPDVRVQLSVDTSLDLRRTVAAMENRGRSFIGSGPIHLVVPGGDEVITRMEQKYYLLPEAKALYATERLVLVVPESLSEAPESFEALATMPDVRIAIADQKTRLGVETSRLLSALGIDGAERARIDLANDQAGILDHLLSGQADVGIMFGQDAVRAQQRVRVVVAAPTGLYRPIPHSIAMERYCPDRPLCEEFLRFVTSPDGQSVLKRLGYGPGKPPESMVRVSIP; from the coding sequence ATGAGTACTGCGATGGTGGGTGTCTGTGTGTTGGTCGGCACGCTTTCGATTACCGTGGGTTGTACGCCGGTGCGCAGTTCGGTGCGAGAGGCGGGGGCTGCTCGGGTGCTGGTCATCGTGACCTCGCCGACCATGGAGGAGGCCATCGTGCAACTCGGCCGAGTGTTCGAGGCGAGTCATCCGGATGTTCGCGTGCAGCTCTCGGTTGATACGTCACTCGATCTTCGGCGGACCGTGGCCGCAATGGAGAATCGAGGCAGATCCTTCATTGGCTCGGGGCCGATTCATCTTGTGGTGCCTGGTGGTGATGAGGTCATTACGCGCATGGAGCAGAAATATTATCTGTTGCCGGAGGCGAAAGCACTCTATGCGACGGAACGGCTGGTGCTGGTGGTGCCGGAATCGTTGAGTGAGGCCCCTGAGTCATTTGAGGCATTGGCCACGATGCCGGATGTGCGGATTGCGATTGCCGATCAGAAGACTCGGTTGGGCGTGGAAACCAGTCGGCTGTTGTCCGCGTTGGGGATTGATGGTGCGGAGAGAGCCCGTATCGATCTGGCGAATGATCAGGCGGGGATTTTGGATCATCTACTGAGCGGTCAGGCCGATGTCGGCATCATGTTCGGTCAGGACGCCGTGCGGGCTCAACAACGCGTGCGCGTCGTGGTCGCAGCTCCGACTGGTCTGTATCGGCCGATTCCGCATTCCATTGCGATGGAGCGGTATTGCCCTGATCGTCCGCTCTGCGAAGAGTTTTTACGGTTTGTCACGAGTCCGGATGGGCAGTCGGTGTTGAAACGGTTGGGGTATGGACCGGGGAAACCACCCGAATCCATGGTGCGCGTTTCTATCCCCTGA
- a CDS encoding substrate-binding domain-containing protein, giving the protein MNRLKEVRTARGLSQGELAARADVTRQAISSIEANRYLPTTVVALQLAQVLNTSVEDLFSLQSAGEVIEARLIDGVRPALSAGPLPRVKVVKVNGQYFARPVTGLGEVLSYTVAADGFLESREASRRGRSDASFVQVRLSRDRNSIEQEIAVAGCDPAIFLAGEHLRRRKDQTSVVGWTMGSTAALQALQRGEVHVAGIHLTDDSTGESNLPFLRRYLKASAYEVITFATWEEGLVVRPGNPKQIRSVADLVREDVTVINREEGAGARLLLDQRLGAAGFAGSQVKGYARTATSHLHVARLVSEGQADAGMGIRSAAQSYDLEFIPLQSARYDLVVPKVYLSSHPSLHHLFDTLASRPFRSEIAAIGGYDTTDTGKLQAL; this is encoded by the coding sequence TTGAATCGACTCAAGGAAGTCCGTACTGCCAGAGGGCTCTCGCAGGGTGAGTTGGCGGCGCGGGCAGATGTGACTCGCCAGGCCATTTCATCAATCGAAGCCAATCGGTATCTCCCTACCACGGTTGTGGCGCTCCAACTTGCGCAGGTGTTGAATACGTCGGTTGAGGATCTGTTCTCTCTGCAGTCCGCAGGCGAAGTGATTGAAGCGAGATTGATCGATGGGGTCAGGCCGGCACTGTCCGCCGGTCCATTGCCTCGGGTGAAGGTCGTGAAGGTGAATGGGCAGTATTTTGCGAGACCTGTCACCGGTCTCGGTGAAGTGTTGAGTTATACCGTCGCGGCCGATGGGTTTCTTGAATCGCGGGAGGCAAGTCGTCGCGGGCGATCGGATGCGTCGTTCGTGCAGGTGCGGCTCTCGCGTGATCGGAATTCGATTGAGCAGGAAATTGCGGTCGCGGGGTGTGATCCGGCGATCTTCCTGGCGGGTGAACATCTTCGACGCCGGAAGGATCAGACCAGTGTGGTGGGTTGGACGATGGGAAGCACCGCCGCGTTGCAGGCCTTACAGCGCGGCGAGGTGCACGTGGCCGGTATTCACCTGACCGACGATTCGACCGGTGAAAGCAATTTGCCGTTTCTCCGTCGTTACTTGAAGGCGAGTGCCTATGAGGTGATTACGTTTGCGACGTGGGAAGAAGGATTAGTCGTACGTCCGGGCAATCCCAAGCAGATTCGATCGGTTGCCGATCTTGTGCGCGAGGATGTGACGGTGATCAATCGGGAAGAGGGTGCCGGGGCGCGCCTGCTGCTCGATCAGCGATTGGGTGCGGCCGGTTTCGCCGGTTCGCAGGTGAAGGGGTATGCTCGCACCGCGACATCCCATCTTCATGTTGCCCGTCTGGTTTCTGAAGGACAGGCGGATGCTGGCATGGGCATCAGGTCCGCCGCGCAATCCTACGATCTTGAATTCATTCCGCTACAGTCGGCGCGGTACGATTTAGTCGTGCCCAAAGTCTATCTCTCCAGTCACCCGTCTTTACATCATCTCTTTGACACGTTGGCCAGCCGCCCCTTCCGGTCCGAGATCGCCGCCATCGGCGGGTATGACACGACGGACACGGGCAAGCTCCAGGCTTTGTAA
- the modA gene encoding molybdate ABC transporter substrate-binding protein has protein sequence MTDHSYRLRTVLSLAILIATFWMAPPVQAQPETLTIAAANSVKDALRKVLPLFESQHRDVNVRVIYGPSQTLRKQIEEGAPVDVFLPSLSEEIDQLEKKGLVIQGSKRVYASTSLVLITSTTLPAPIASIQDLHAVPVRRIAIGDPKASSVGKVAAQFLKYSKLEPQLKSQFIYGEHSRAVLDLVAKGEAEIGIVYRTDAVTDKHVRILDTAPEDSHTPIRYGVAVVWTAKNLSGAGDFIEFLLTPHIQAQLKEHGFDQASRHVGIVQSQEGKP, from the coding sequence ATGACAGACCACAGTTACCGGCTTCGGACCGTGTTGTCCTTGGCCATACTGATCGCCACATTCTGGATGGCCCCACCCGTACAGGCGCAGCCAGAAACTCTGACTATCGCCGCGGCCAACAGCGTCAAAGATGCCTTGCGGAAAGTCTTGCCGCTGTTCGAATCTCAACACCGTGACGTCAACGTACGGGTCATCTATGGCCCGTCTCAAACCCTTCGGAAGCAAATCGAAGAAGGAGCACCGGTGGATGTATTCCTCCCCTCTTTGTCCGAGGAAATCGACCAACTCGAAAAGAAGGGCCTCGTCATTCAGGGCAGCAAACGCGTCTATGCCAGCACCTCGTTGGTGCTGATTACCAGCACCACACTTCCCGCGCCGATCGCCTCGATCCAGGACCTGCATGCCGTCCCGGTCCGGCGCATCGCCATCGGCGACCCCAAAGCCTCATCGGTGGGAAAAGTCGCCGCGCAGTTTCTCAAGTACAGCAAACTCGAACCGCAACTGAAGTCGCAATTTATTTACGGCGAGCACTCGCGCGCCGTCCTCGACCTAGTCGCCAAGGGCGAAGCCGAGATCGGCATTGTCTATCGGACCGACGCCGTGACGGACAAACACGTCCGCATTCTCGATACGGCCCCGGAAGACTCGCACACCCCGATTCGGTATGGAGTCGCAGTGGTATGGACCGCCAAGAACCTGTCCGGAGCGGGAGACTTCATCGAGTTTCTCCTGACCCCACACATCCAAGCACAACTGAAAGAGCATGGGTTCGATCAAGCATCCCGTCACGTCGGCATCGTGCAATCGCAAGAGGGCAAACCATGA